A part of Brassica rapa cultivar Chiifu-401-42 chromosome A05, CAAS_Brap_v3.01, whole genome shotgun sequence genomic DNA contains:
- the LOC103870945 gene encoding lamin-like protein, with product MARIALMAAVVVVVFLAAGLVSGVAAKKWTVGDNKFWNPNVNYTVWAQDKHFYFDDWLYFVYERNQYNVIEVNETNYISCNSDSPIANWSRGSGRDVVHLNVTRPYYLISGYGGGCYAGMKLSVLVEKPPLPPAPAPTKNNARRAMTVSPFAPQFVIPAAVFAAIGLMWDNVVLPFW from the exons ATGGCGAGAATTGCTTTGATGGCTGCGGTAGTGGTGGTGGTTTTCCTTGCGGCAGGGCTGGTGAGTGGAGTGGCGGCGAAGAAATGGACGGTGGGAGATAACAAGTTCTGGAATCCCAATGTCAATTATACCGTTTGGGCTCAGGACAAACATTTCTACTTCGACGACTGGCTCT ATTTTGTGTACGAGAGAAACCAATACAACGTTATTGAAGTGAACGAGACCAACTACATTAGCTGCAATTCCGATAGCCCCATCGCTAACTGGAGTCGTGGATCCGGAAGGGACGTCGTTCATCTCAATGTGACCAGACCTTACTACCTCATCAGCGGTTATGGTGGTGGATGTTACGCCGGTATGAAGCTCTCTGTTTTAGTTGAGAAACCGCCTCTTCCACCAGCTCCAGCACCTACCAAAAACAATGCAAGAAGAGCCATGACCGTCTCACCTTTTGCTCCTCAGTTTGTTATTCCGGCAGCTGTTTTTGCAGCAATAGGGTTAATGTGGGACAATGTGGTACTACCCTTTTGGTAA
- the LOC103870943 gene encoding probable galacturonosyltransferase 13 isoform X1: MQLHISPSMRSLTISSSNEFFDSMKIKVAPPLISYRTLFHTILILAFLLPFVFILTALVTLEGVNKCSSIDCLGRRLGPRLLGRVDDSEQRLVRDFYKILNEVSTQEIPDGLKLPNSFRQLVSDMKNNHYDAKTFSLVLRAMIEKFERDMRESKFAELMNKHFAASSIPKGIHCLSLRLTDEYSSNAHARRQLPSPERLPVLSDNAYHHFVLATDNILAASVVVSSAVQSSSKPEKIVFHVITDKKTYAGMHSWFALNSVAPAIVEVKSVHQFDWLTRENVPVLEAVETHHGIRNYYHGNHIAGANLSETTPRKFASKLQSRSPKYISLLNHLRIYLPELFPNLDKVVFLDDDIVIQRDLSPLWDIDLHGKVNGAVETCRGEDEWVMSKRLRNYFNFSHPLIAKHLDPEECAWAYGMNIFDLRTWRKTDIRETYHSWLKANLKSNLTMWKLGTLPPALIAFKGHVQAIDSSWHMLGLGYQSNTNIENVKKAAVIHYNGQSKPWLEIGFEHLRPFWTKYLNYSNDFIRSCHILE; this comes from the exons ATGCAACTTCACATCTCGCCGAGCATGAGAAGCCTCACGATATCGAGCAGCAATGAGTTTTTTGATTCGATGAAGATCAAAGTCGCGCCTCCTCTCATCTCTTACCGAACTCTCTTCCACACTATCTTAATCCTCGCCTTCCTCTTGCCTTTCGTCTTCATCCTCACCGCTCTTGTCACCCTTGAAGGTGTCAACAAGTGCTCCTCCATTg ATTGTTTAGGGAGGCGGTTAGGGCCACGCCTTCTTGGTAGGGTAGATGATTCAGAG CAGAGACTAGTTAGagacttttacaaaattctaaaCGAAGTAAGCACTCAAGAGATTCCAGATGGTTTAAAGCTTCCCAATTCTTTTCGTCAGCTTGTTTCCGATATGAAGAACAACCACTACGATGCCAAAACATTCTCCCTCGTTCTCCGAGCTATG ATTGAGAAGTTTGAAAGGGATATGAGGGAATCCAAATTTGCGGAGCTTATGAACAAACACTTTGCAGCAAGTTCTATTCCAAAAGGAATCCACTGCCTCTCTTTGAGACTAACCGATGAGTACTCCTCAAACGCTCACGCTCGGAGACAGCTTCCCTCCCCTGAGCGTCTCCCTGTTCTCTCGGACAACGCTTACCACCATTTCGTTCTAGCTACAGACAACATTTTGGCTGCATCGGTTGTGGTCTCATCCGCTGTTCAGTCGTCTTCGAAACCTGAGAAAATTGTCTTCCATGTTATCACTGACAAGAAAACCTACGCGGGGATGCATTCTTGGTTTGCGCTCAACTCCGTTGCTCCTGCCATCGTTGAAGTCAAAAGCGTTCATCAGTTTGACTGGCTGACAAGAGAGAATGTTCCTGTTCTCGAAGCTGTGGAGACCCATCACGGTATCAGAAACTATTACCATGGGAATCATATCGCTGGTGCTAACCTCAGTGAAACAACTCCAAGAAAGTTCGCTTCGAAGTTGCAATCAAGGAGTCCCAAATACATATCTTTGCTCAACCATCTTAGAATCTATCTACCAGAG CTGTTTCCAAACTTGGACAAGGTGGTGTTCTTGGATGATGATATAGTGATTCAGCGAGATCTATCTCCTCTTTGGGATATTGATCTTCACGGGAAGGTAAATGGAGCTGTGGAGACTTGTAGAGGAGAAGACGAATGGGTTATGTCAAAGCGTCTCAGGAACTACTTCAACTTCTCTCACCCTCTCATAGCAAAGCATTTGGATCCGGAAGAATGTGCTTGGGCTTACGGAATGAATATCTTTGATCTACGGACATGGAGGAAGACGGATATCAGAGAAACTTATCATTCTTGGCTGAAAGCG AATCTGAAGTCGAATCTAACAATGTGGAAACTTGGAACATTGCCTCCAGCTCTAATTGCATTTAAAGGGCATGTTCAGGCAATAGATTCGTCTTGGCACATGCTTGGATTAGGATACCAGAGCAACACCAACATAGAAAACGTGAAGAAAGCTGCGGTGATTCACTACAATGGGCAATCAAAGCCGTGGCTGGAGATAGGTTTCGAGCATCTGAGGCCGTTCTGGACAAAATATTTGAACTACTCCAATGATTTCATCAGGAGCTGTCATATCTTGGAATAG
- the LOC103870943 gene encoding probable galacturonosyltransferase 13 isoform X2 produces MQLHISPSMRSLTISSSNEFFDSMKIKVAPPLISYRTLFHTILILAFLLPFVFILTALVTLEGVNKCSSIDCLGRRLGPRLLGRVDDSERLVRDFYKILNEVSTQEIPDGLKLPNSFRQLVSDMKNNHYDAKTFSLVLRAMIEKFERDMRESKFAELMNKHFAASSIPKGIHCLSLRLTDEYSSNAHARRQLPSPERLPVLSDNAYHHFVLATDNILAASVVVSSAVQSSSKPEKIVFHVITDKKTYAGMHSWFALNSVAPAIVEVKSVHQFDWLTRENVPVLEAVETHHGIRNYYHGNHIAGANLSETTPRKFASKLQSRSPKYISLLNHLRIYLPELFPNLDKVVFLDDDIVIQRDLSPLWDIDLHGKVNGAVETCRGEDEWVMSKRLRNYFNFSHPLIAKHLDPEECAWAYGMNIFDLRTWRKTDIRETYHSWLKANLKSNLTMWKLGTLPPALIAFKGHVQAIDSSWHMLGLGYQSNTNIENVKKAAVIHYNGQSKPWLEIGFEHLRPFWTKYLNYSNDFIRSCHILE; encoded by the exons ATGCAACTTCACATCTCGCCGAGCATGAGAAGCCTCACGATATCGAGCAGCAATGAGTTTTTTGATTCGATGAAGATCAAAGTCGCGCCTCCTCTCATCTCTTACCGAACTCTCTTCCACACTATCTTAATCCTCGCCTTCCTCTTGCCTTTCGTCTTCATCCTCACCGCTCTTGTCACCCTTGAAGGTGTCAACAAGTGCTCCTCCATTg ATTGTTTAGGGAGGCGGTTAGGGCCACGCCTTCTTGGTAGGGTAGATGATTCAGAG AGACTAGTTAGagacttttacaaaattctaaaCGAAGTAAGCACTCAAGAGATTCCAGATGGTTTAAAGCTTCCCAATTCTTTTCGTCAGCTTGTTTCCGATATGAAGAACAACCACTACGATGCCAAAACATTCTCCCTCGTTCTCCGAGCTATG ATTGAGAAGTTTGAAAGGGATATGAGGGAATCCAAATTTGCGGAGCTTATGAACAAACACTTTGCAGCAAGTTCTATTCCAAAAGGAATCCACTGCCTCTCTTTGAGACTAACCGATGAGTACTCCTCAAACGCTCACGCTCGGAGACAGCTTCCCTCCCCTGAGCGTCTCCCTGTTCTCTCGGACAACGCTTACCACCATTTCGTTCTAGCTACAGACAACATTTTGGCTGCATCGGTTGTGGTCTCATCCGCTGTTCAGTCGTCTTCGAAACCTGAGAAAATTGTCTTCCATGTTATCACTGACAAGAAAACCTACGCGGGGATGCATTCTTGGTTTGCGCTCAACTCCGTTGCTCCTGCCATCGTTGAAGTCAAAAGCGTTCATCAGTTTGACTGGCTGACAAGAGAGAATGTTCCTGTTCTCGAAGCTGTGGAGACCCATCACGGTATCAGAAACTATTACCATGGGAATCATATCGCTGGTGCTAACCTCAGTGAAACAACTCCAAGAAAGTTCGCTTCGAAGTTGCAATCAAGGAGTCCCAAATACATATCTTTGCTCAACCATCTTAGAATCTATCTACCAGAG CTGTTTCCAAACTTGGACAAGGTGGTGTTCTTGGATGATGATATAGTGATTCAGCGAGATCTATCTCCTCTTTGGGATATTGATCTTCACGGGAAGGTAAATGGAGCTGTGGAGACTTGTAGAGGAGAAGACGAATGGGTTATGTCAAAGCGTCTCAGGAACTACTTCAACTTCTCTCACCCTCTCATAGCAAAGCATTTGGATCCGGAAGAATGTGCTTGGGCTTACGGAATGAATATCTTTGATCTACGGACATGGAGGAAGACGGATATCAGAGAAACTTATCATTCTTGGCTGAAAGCG AATCTGAAGTCGAATCTAACAATGTGGAAACTTGGAACATTGCCTCCAGCTCTAATTGCATTTAAAGGGCATGTTCAGGCAATAGATTCGTCTTGGCACATGCTTGGATTAGGATACCAGAGCAACACCAACATAGAAAACGTGAAGAAAGCTGCGGTGATTCACTACAATGGGCAATCAAAGCCGTGGCTGGAGATAGGTTTCGAGCATCTGAGGCCGTTCTGGACAAAATATTTGAACTACTCCAATGATTTCATCAGGAGCTGTCATATCTTGGAATAG
- the LOC103870942 gene encoding 40S ribosomal protein S19-1 yields MATGKTVKDVSPHDFVKAYASHLKRSGKIELPSWTDIVKTGKLKELAPYDPDWYYIRAASMARKVYLRGGLGVGAFRRIYGGSKRNGSRPPHFCKSSGGIARHILQQLETMNIVEIDTKGGRRITSSGQRDLDQVAGRIAVEV; encoded by the exons ATGGCAACTGGTAAAACTGTGAAAGACGTCTCGCCACATGACTTCGTGAAGGCTTACGCTTCTCACCTCAAGCGATCTGGCAAG ATCGAGCTTCCCTCATGGACAGACATTGTGAAGACCGGTAAGCTGAAGGAGCTTGCCCCATACGATCCAGATTGGTACTACATCAGAGCTG CATCTATGGCAAGGAAAGTGTACCTAAGGGGAGGTCTTGGAGTTGGTGCTTTCCGTAGAATCTATGGTGGAAGCAAGAGAAACGGCAGTCGCCCACCACATTTCTGCAAAAGCAGCGGTGGCATTGCCCGTCACATCCTCCAGCAGTTGGAGACTATGAACATTGTTGAGATTGACACCAAAGG AGGAAGAAGGATCACTTCCAGTGGGCAAAGGGATTTGGACCAAGTTGCTGGACGTATTGCAGTTgaagtttga
- the LOC103870941 gene encoding probable mitochondrial-processing peptidase subunit beta, mitochondrial isoform X2, translating to MAMKNLLTSALRSQRRLALNRAARALSSVSALDSASLTSHSPSPTPPILMPYDHSAEIVKEKLKRLENPDQRFLKYASPHPILASHNHILSSPETRVTTLPNGLRVATESNLSAKTATVGVWIDAGSRFESDETNGTAHFLEHMIFKGTERRTVRALEEEIEDIGGHLNAYTSREQTTYYAKVMDSDVNQALDVLADILQNSKFEEQRINRERDVILREMQEVEGQTDEVVLDHLHATAFQYTPLGRTILGPAQNIKSITRNDLQNYIKTHYTASRMVIAAAGAVKHEEVVEQVKKLFNKLSSDPTTTTQLVAKEPASFTGSEVRMIDDDLPLAQFAVAFEGASWTDPDSVALMVMQTMLGSWNKNVGGGKHMGSALTQRVAVNEIAESIMAFNTNYKDTGLFGVYAVAKADCLDDLSYAIMHEVTKLAFRVSDDDVTRARNQLKSSLLLHMDGTSPVAEDIGRQLLTYGRRIPTAELFARIDAVDASTVKRVANKYIYDKVRHCNLSYWSDPRFARLQQVQTRNLLEPLLSL from the exons ATGGCGATGAAGAACCTATTGACCTCCGCCCTCCGATCTCAGAGGCGTCTCGCCCTGAACCGAGCCGCACGAGCTTTGTCCTCCGTTTCAGCTCTCGATTCGGCTTCTCTGACGTCTCACTCCCCCTCCCCCACGCCGCCGATTCTCATGCCCTACGACCACTCCGCCGAGATCGTCAAAGAGAAGCTCAAGAGGCTGGAGAACCCAGATCAGAGATTCCTCAAATACGCATCTCCGCATCCAATCCTCGCCTCACACAACCACATCTTGTCATCCCCCGAGACGCGCGTCACCACTTTACCCAACGGCCTCCGAGTCGCCACCGAATCGAATCTCTCCGCGAAGACCGCAACCGTCGGGGTATGGATCGACGCTGGATCGAGGTTCGAGTCGGACGAGACGAACGGGACGGCTCATTTTCTGGAGCATATGATATTCAAAGGCACGGAGAGGCGTACGGTGAGGGCGTTGGAGGAGGAGATCGAGGACATTGGTGGTCATTTGAATGCGTATACGTCGAGGGAGCAGACTACTTACTATGCCAAGGTGATGGATTCGGATGTGAACCAGGCGTTGGATGTGTTGGCTGATATCTTGCAGAACTCTAAGTTCGAGGAGCAGAGGATTAACCGGGAGCGTGATGTCATCCTCAGGGAAATGCAAGAG GTGGAGGGACAAACTGATGAAGTTGTTCTTGACCATCTACATGCCACTGCTTTCCAATACACACCTCTTGGAAGAACTATTCTTGGACCTGCTCAGAATATCAAGTCTATCACCAGAAATGATCTTCAGAACTACATCAAGACTCACTACACAGCTTCCAGGATG GTGATTGCTGCGGCAGGAGCTGTCAAGCATGAGGAAGTTGTTGAGCAAGTGAAGAAGCTATTTAACAAGTTGTCATCTGATCCGACTACTACTACTCAACTAGTTGCCAAAGAACCTGCTAGTTTTACTGGCTCTGAG GTTCGAATGATTGATGACGATCTACCCCTTGCACAATTTGCTGTGGCCTTCGAAGGAGCTTCTTGGACAGATCCAGATTCCGTTGCTCTTATGGTTATGCAAACCATGTTGGGTTCTTGGAACAAAAACGTTGGTGGTGGCAAGCACATGGG GTCTGCCCTGACCCAGAGGGTTGCCGTTAATGAAATAGCGGAAAGCATAATGGCATTCAACACCAACTACAAGGATACTGGACTTTTCGGCGTGTACGCAGTTGCTAAG GCTGATTGCTTAGATGATTTATCATATGCGATTATGCATGAGGTAACCAAGTTGGCCTTCCGAGTTTCAGACGATGATGTGACACGTGCGCGCAATCAG CTGAAATCATCGCTATTACTTCACATGGATGGAACTAGCCCAGTTGCTGAAGATATTGGTCGTCAG CTGCTGACATATGGGAGAAGAATCCCAACGGCTGAACTCTTTGCAAGGATCGATGCAGTTGATGCCAGCACGGTAAAACGTGTTGCCAACAAGTATATCTATGACAAGGTAA GACATTGCAATCTCAGCTATTGGTCCGATCCAAGATTTGCCAGACTACAACAAGTTCAGACGCGGAACCTACTGGAACCGTTACTAAGCCTCTGA
- the LOC103870941 gene encoding probable mitochondrial-processing peptidase subunit beta, mitochondrial isoform X1: MAMKNLLTSALRSQRRLALNRAARALSSVSALDSASLTSHSPSPTPPILMPYDHSAEIVKEKLKRLENPDQRFLKYASPHPILASHNHILSSPETRVTTLPNGLRVATESNLSAKTATVGVWIDAGSRFESDETNGTAHFLEHMIFKGTERRTVRALEEEIEDIGGHLNAYTSREQTTYYAKVMDSDVNQALDVLADILQNSKFEEQRINRERDVILREMQEVEGQTDEVVLDHLHATAFQYTPLGRTILGPAQNIKSITRNDLQNYIKTHYTASRMVIAAAGAVKHEEVVEQVKKLFNKLSSDPTTTTQLVAKEPASFTGSEVRMIDDDLPLAQFAVAFEGASWTDPDSVALMVMQTMLGSWNKNVGGGKHMGSALTQRVAVNEIAESIMAFNTNYKDTGLFGVYAVAKADCLDDLSYAIMHEVTKLAFRVSDDDVTRARNQLKSSLLLHMDGTSPVAEDIGRQLLTYGRRIPTAELFARIDAVDASTVKRVANKYIYDKDIAISAIGPIQDLPDYNKFRRGTYWNRY, encoded by the exons ATGGCGATGAAGAACCTATTGACCTCCGCCCTCCGATCTCAGAGGCGTCTCGCCCTGAACCGAGCCGCACGAGCTTTGTCCTCCGTTTCAGCTCTCGATTCGGCTTCTCTGACGTCTCACTCCCCCTCCCCCACGCCGCCGATTCTCATGCCCTACGACCACTCCGCCGAGATCGTCAAAGAGAAGCTCAAGAGGCTGGAGAACCCAGATCAGAGATTCCTCAAATACGCATCTCCGCATCCAATCCTCGCCTCACACAACCACATCTTGTCATCCCCCGAGACGCGCGTCACCACTTTACCCAACGGCCTCCGAGTCGCCACCGAATCGAATCTCTCCGCGAAGACCGCAACCGTCGGGGTATGGATCGACGCTGGATCGAGGTTCGAGTCGGACGAGACGAACGGGACGGCTCATTTTCTGGAGCATATGATATTCAAAGGCACGGAGAGGCGTACGGTGAGGGCGTTGGAGGAGGAGATCGAGGACATTGGTGGTCATTTGAATGCGTATACGTCGAGGGAGCAGACTACTTACTATGCCAAGGTGATGGATTCGGATGTGAACCAGGCGTTGGATGTGTTGGCTGATATCTTGCAGAACTCTAAGTTCGAGGAGCAGAGGATTAACCGGGAGCGTGATGTCATCCTCAGGGAAATGCAAGAG GTGGAGGGACAAACTGATGAAGTTGTTCTTGACCATCTACATGCCACTGCTTTCCAATACACACCTCTTGGAAGAACTATTCTTGGACCTGCTCAGAATATCAAGTCTATCACCAGAAATGATCTTCAGAACTACATCAAGACTCACTACACAGCTTCCAGGATG GTGATTGCTGCGGCAGGAGCTGTCAAGCATGAGGAAGTTGTTGAGCAAGTGAAGAAGCTATTTAACAAGTTGTCATCTGATCCGACTACTACTACTCAACTAGTTGCCAAAGAACCTGCTAGTTTTACTGGCTCTGAG GTTCGAATGATTGATGACGATCTACCCCTTGCACAATTTGCTGTGGCCTTCGAAGGAGCTTCTTGGACAGATCCAGATTCCGTTGCTCTTATGGTTATGCAAACCATGTTGGGTTCTTGGAACAAAAACGTTGGTGGTGGCAAGCACATGGG GTCTGCCCTGACCCAGAGGGTTGCCGTTAATGAAATAGCGGAAAGCATAATGGCATTCAACACCAACTACAAGGATACTGGACTTTTCGGCGTGTACGCAGTTGCTAAG GCTGATTGCTTAGATGATTTATCATATGCGATTATGCATGAGGTAACCAAGTTGGCCTTCCGAGTTTCAGACGATGATGTGACACGTGCGCGCAATCAG CTGAAATCATCGCTATTACTTCACATGGATGGAACTAGCCCAGTTGCTGAAGATATTGGTCGTCAG CTGCTGACATATGGGAGAAGAATCCCAACGGCTGAACTCTTTGCAAGGATCGATGCAGTTGATGCCAGCACGGTAAAACGTGTTGCCAACAAGTATATCTATGACAAG GACATTGCAATCTCAGCTATTGGTCCGATCCAAGATTTGCCAGACTACAACAAGTTCAGACGCGGAACCTACTGGAACCGTTACTAA
- the LOC103870939 gene encoding UDP-glycosyltransferase 83A1 encodes MGRPHVMVIPYPAQGHVLPLMSFSRYLASQGIQVTFVNTEFNHNRIINSLSKSSRDDHVVDGIKLVSIPDGLDDSPEERNVPGMLSESVLHFMPTKVEELIERMISETSGAVISCVVADQSLGWAMEVAAKFGIRRAAFCPAAAASMVLGFSIQKLVDDGLIDYDGTPNVNKTIQLSPGMPEMETDKLVWVCLKNKDSQRNIFQLILQNNKSIESTDWLLCNSVFELEAAAFEQSPKILPIGPIGLAHHSLEEGSMSLGSFLPEDRDCLDWLDRQIPGSVIYIAFGSYGVMGKVQLEELAIGIELTKRPVLWVTSGGDQPPMRVGSGQVIVVKWAPQREVLLHRAIGCFVSHCGWNSTLEGVQSGIPFLCIPYFADQFINKTYICNVWKIGLGFEQDERGIISRLEVKRKIDEIMRDNGEFKKRAIKIKEIVMKNVVKDGISYENLNKFVNWIKTEVN; translated from the exons ATGGGAAGGCCTCATGTTATGGTCATACCTTACCCAGCACAAGGTCATGTACTTCCTCTAATGAGCTTCTCACGTTACCTTGCATCTCAAGGAATCCAAGTCACATTCGTAAACACCGAGTTTAACCACAACCGCATCATCAATTCCTTATCCAAATCATCCCGTGATGATCATGTCGTGGATGGGATCAAGCTTGTTTCGATCCCAGACGGTTTAGACGATTCACCAGAAGAGAGGAACGTTCCTGGGATGTTGTCGGAATCGGTTTTGCATTTTATGCCGACCAAAGTAGAGGAACTGATCGAGAGGATGATCTCGGAAACTAGCGGTGCGGTCATTAGCTGCGTTGTGGCGGATCAGAGCCTAGGATGGGCAATGGAAGTTGCAGCTAAGTTTGGTATCAGACGAGCGGCGTTTTGTCCCGCTGCGGCTGCGTCTATGGTTCTTGGATTTAGTATTCAGAAACTAGTTGATGATGGTCTCATTGATTATGatg gGACTCCTAATGTGAACAAGACAATTCAACTATCTCCAGGGATGCCAGAGATGGAAACAGACAAGCTTGTATGGGTTTGTCTGAAGAACAAAGATTCGCAGAGAAACATATTCCAACTTATACTCCAAAACAATAAATCAATAGAGTCAACGGATTGGTTGTTATGTAACTCTGTGTTTGAACTTGAGGCGGCAGCGTTTGAACAAAGTCCAAAAATATTACCAATTGGTCCCATTGGTTTGGCTCATCATAGTCTTGAAGAGGGATCCATGTCACTAGGAAGCTTTTTACCTGAAGACCGGGATTGTCTAGACTGGTTGGACCGGCAGATTCCTGGTTCGGTGATATATATTGCCTTTGGGAGCTATGGGGTTATGGGTAAAGTTCAATTAGAAGAGCTAGCAATTGGTATAGAACTGACCAAGAG GCCGGTTTTGTGGGTCACCAGCGGTGGTGATCAGCCACCAATGAGAGTTGGGTCTGGTCAGGTCATAGTGGTGAAGTGGGCTCCACAACGTGAGGTTCTTTTGCATCGAGCTATTGGATGCTTTGTGAGCCATTGTGGATGGAATTCAACTTTGGAAGGAGTCCAGAGTGGCATACCATTTTTATGTATCCCTTATTTTGCAGACCAATTTATcaacaaaacatatatatgcaATGTGTGGAAGATTGGATTAGGGTTTGAACAAGATGAACGAGGAATAATTTCAAGGTTAGAGGTGAAGAGGAAGATCGATGAGATTATGAGAGACAATGGAGAGTTTAAAAAGCGAGCTATCAAGATTAAAGAGATTGTAATGAAAAATGTTGTGAAAGATGGCATTTCTTATGAGAATCTAAACAAATTTGTCAACTGGATCAAAACAGAAGTTAATTGA
- the LOC103870937 gene encoding UDP-glycosyltransferase 83A1 produces MGRPHVMFITYPEQGHVRPLLIFSRNLASQGITFVNTEFNHNRIISSLSKPSHDDHVVDGIKLVSIPDGLEDSPEEKNVPGKLSESVLRFMPTKVEELIERMISETSGAVISCVVADQSLGWAMEVAAKFGIRRAAFCPAAAASMVLGFRPVAYGASEEIGPFRISKGGSGLYLNKFAWNSLANLLLLEAPAPRMQHVSMALVYLQTPTWRYSFLLFCRCF; encoded by the exons ATGGGAAGGCCTCATGTCATGTTCATAACTTACCCAGAACAAGGTCATGTTCGTCCTCTACTGATCTTCTCGCGTAACCTTGCGTCTCAAGGAATCACATTCGTTAACACCGAGTTTAACCACAACCGCATCATCAGTTCCTTATCAAAACCATCCCACGATGATCATGTGGTGGATGGGATCAAGCTTGTTTCAATCCCCGACGGTTTAGAGGATTCACCAGAAGAGAAGAACGTTCCTGGGAAGTTGTCGGAATCAGTTTTGCGTTTTATGCCGACCAAAGTAGAGGAACTGATCGAGAGGATGATCTCGGAAACTAGCGGTGCGGTCATTAGCTGCGTTGTGGCGGATCAGAGCCTAGGATGGGCAATGGAAGTTGCAGCTAAGTTTGGTATCAGACGAGCGGCGTTTTGTCCCGCTGCGGCTGCGTCTATGGTTCTTGGATTTA GACCGGTAGCGTACGGTGCGTCGGAGGAGATTGGACCATTCAGGATAAGCAAAGGTGGGTCCGGTTTGTATCTCAACAAATTCGCGTGGAATTCACTTGCCAATCTCTTGTTACTCGAAGCACCCGCACCG AGGATGCAACATGTTTCCATGGCTTTAGTGTACTTGCAAACTCCCACGTGGAGATACAGTTTCTTACTGTTTTGTCGATGCTTTTAA